In the Theobroma cacao cultivar B97-61/B2 chromosome 1, Criollo_cocoa_genome_V2, whole genome shotgun sequence genome, one interval contains:
- the LOC18613383 gene encoding stem-specific protein TSJT1 isoform X2, translating into MLGVFSREIVTPPEELVAAGNRSPSPRTTALALLKRFIKCNLSSVSIQIGDQVNLAYSRQNESLLQPRSLGVKDDIFCLFQGMLDNLGSLRQEYGLAKSADGVMLVIEAYKALRDRAPYPPSHVIGHLAGNFAFVVFDKTTSTLFAASDRSGGVPLYWGVTADGFVAFSDDAEMLKGACGMSLASFPKGCFFSTAVGGLISYENPKNKITAIPAAEEEVEGTAVLAARE; encoded by the exons ATGCTAGGTGTCTTTAGCCGTGAGATTGTCACGCCACCGGAGGAGCTGGTGGCTGCAGGAAACCGGAGTCCATCCCCAAGAACCACCGCCTTGGCTTTGCTCAAACGTTTCATCAAGTGTAACCTCTCTTCGGTTTCCATACAAATTGGTGACCAAGTTAACTTGGCTTACTCTCGCCAGAATGAGTCTCTTCTACAGCCAAG ATCACTTGGAGTCAAAGATGATATATTCTGCTTGTTTCAAGGGATGCTTGATAACTTAGGTAGCCTAAGACAAGAATATGGTCTAGCCAAGTCTGCGGATGGGGTGATGTTGGTGATTGAAGCTTACAAAGCGTTGCGTGACCGAGCCCCTTATCCTCCGAGCCATGTGATTGGCCACCTTGCTGGCAATTTTGCGTTTGTAGTATTTGACAAGACCACATCCACTTTGTTCGCGGCTTCT GATCGGTCTGGCGGGGTTCCCCTTTACTGGGGTGTTACTGCTGACGGATTTGTGGCATTTTCTGATGATGCAGAGATGCTCAAAGGTGCATGTGGCATGTCACTTGCTTCTTTTCCTAAGG GGTGCTTCTTCTCAACTGCAGTAGGCGGGTTAATAAGCTATGAGAATCCGAAGAACAAGATCACTGCCATTCCTGCAGCTGAGGAAGAG gTGGAAGGAACAGCGGTTCTCGCAGCCAGAGAGTAA
- the LOC18613383 gene encoding stem-specific protein TSJT1 isoform X1: MLGVFSREIVTPPEELVAAGNRSPSPRTTALALLKRFIKCNLSSVSIQIGDQVNLAYSRQNESLLQPRSLGVKDDIFCLFQGMLDNLGSLRQEYGLAKSADGVMLVIEAYKALRDRAPYPPSHVIGHLAGNFAFVVFDKTTSTLFAASDRSGGVPLYWGVTADGFVAFSDDAEMLKGACGMSLASFPKGCFFSTAVGGLISYENPKNKITAIPAAEEEVWDATFKVEGTAVLAARE, from the exons ATGCTAGGTGTCTTTAGCCGTGAGATTGTCACGCCACCGGAGGAGCTGGTGGCTGCAGGAAACCGGAGTCCATCCCCAAGAACCACCGCCTTGGCTTTGCTCAAACGTTTCATCAAGTGTAACCTCTCTTCGGTTTCCATACAAATTGGTGACCAAGTTAACTTGGCTTACTCTCGCCAGAATGAGTCTCTTCTACAGCCAAG ATCACTTGGAGTCAAAGATGATATATTCTGCTTGTTTCAAGGGATGCTTGATAACTTAGGTAGCCTAAGACAAGAATATGGTCTAGCCAAGTCTGCGGATGGGGTGATGTTGGTGATTGAAGCTTACAAAGCGTTGCGTGACCGAGCCCCTTATCCTCCGAGCCATGTGATTGGCCACCTTGCTGGCAATTTTGCGTTTGTAGTATTTGACAAGACCACATCCACTTTGTTCGCGGCTTCT GATCGGTCTGGCGGGGTTCCCCTTTACTGGGGTGTTACTGCTGACGGATTTGTGGCATTTTCTGATGATGCAGAGATGCTCAAAGGTGCATGTGGCATGTCACTTGCTTCTTTTCCTAAGG GGTGCTTCTTCTCAACTGCAGTAGGCGGGTTAATAAGCTATGAGAATCCGAAGAACAAGATCACTGCCATTCCTGCAGCTGAGGAAGAGGTATGGGATGCAACATTCAAG gTGGAAGGAACAGCGGTTCTCGCAGCCAGAGAGTAA
- the LOC18613382 gene encoding small nuclear ribonucleoprotein Sm D1, with amino-acid sequence MKLVRFLMKLNNETVSIELKNGTVVHGTITGVDISMNTHLKTVKLTLKGKNPVSLDHLSVRGNNIRYYILPDSLNLETLLVEETPRVKPKKPTAGRPLGRGRGRGRGRGRGRGR; translated from the exons ATGAAGCTCGTCAG GTTTTTGATGAAGTTGAACAACGAGACGGTGTCGATTGAGCTCAAGAACGGAACCGTTGTTCACGGCACCATCACAG GTGTGGATATCAGTATGAACACGCATCTGAAAACAGTGAAACTTACATTGAAGGGAAAAAATCCAGTGAGCTTGGATCACCTTAGTGTGAGGGGTAACAATATTCGCTACTATATCCTACCTGATAGCTTAAATCTTGAGACATTGCTGGTTGAAGAGACACCTAGGGTGAAACCCAAGAAGCCAACAGCTG GGAGGCCTTTGGGACGCGGTCGGGGTCGTGGGCGTGGACGTGGACGTGGTCGAGGCCGTTAA